In Cucurbita pepo subsp. pepo cultivar mu-cu-16 unplaced genomic scaffold, ASM280686v2 Cp4.1_scaffold001691, whole genome shotgun sequence, a single window of DNA contains:
- the LOC111786455 gene encoding GATA transcription factor 21-like: MVNNNHGLASSGGRSGEMMSEANYNPHQIVWSKELKTYVLKSNNFGQLHPSLYCNTYPAKTIGSTANSMANLPLQNYNNDQYTLLNPACRKTDDHEAEASSGGGRRRGLQRRRVSACNEVERRCTNYNCNTNFTPMWRKGPLGPKSLCNACGIRYRKEIMNKEAVAAENNHG; encoded by the exons ATGGTGAACAATAATCATGGGTTGGCGTCTTCCGGTGGCAGAAGTGGTGAGATGATGAGTGAGGCGAATTACAACCCTCACCAAATTGTATGGTCAAAAGAGCTGAAAACCTATGTTCTCAAGTCAAACAACTTTGGGCAGCTTCATCCAAGTTTATACTGCAACACTTATCCAGCGAAGACCATTGGCAGCACTGCAAATAGCATGGCCAATCTTCCTcttcaaaattacaataatgaCCAGTACACACTCCTCAACCCTGCTTGTAGAAAAACAGATGATCATGAAGCGGAAGCTTCCTCCGGCGGCGGCCGGCGGAGAGGTTTGCAACGGCGCCGAGTTTCTGCCTGCAACGAGGTCGAGAGGAGGTGCACCAACTACAATTGCAACACCAATTTCACGCCCATGTGGCGTAAAGGCCCTCTTGGTCCTAAG AGCCTTTGCAACGCCTGCGGCATAAGGTATAGAAAGGAAATAATGAATAAGGAAGCAGTGGCAGCAGAGAACAACCACGGGTAG